The Tripterygium wilfordii isolate XIE 37 chromosome 1, ASM1340144v1, whole genome shotgun sequence sequence GGTCGTTCGtgcattttttatttgatcGTTCTGATTGTTCGCATTTCTGTTTGCCGTGTATGGATGATGTGCGGAAATCGAAACcctagtttattttttttaactgttTACTGTTTGATCTTGTGATTACATTAAAAAATCTCATCTTATTGTTGTGGTGGGATGTTTATAGCATATTTTTAGAGCTACGAGATGGTGGCGGAGGACGAGAAGGATGCCGTTGTGGAGTCGCCGACTTCTGTCCTCGAAGATGAGGTTTGGTTTCAGTTTATAATCAATAAATCCTCGGGCGTCGTTTTGTTGTTCTTGTTTGTTTCTAGGGAGGTAGTGTTTGGTCGtgctaaaggaaagaaaaatactAGCCAAGGACTCTGTTTTTCCTAGGCATTTTAAGCATTTTCAATGGATTTGGTCTTGGGTTGTTATTTGTAAAAATTTGTCGTGTTTGTTCATGACGTCAGTGCTTCATTATATTATCCCGATTCATTTTTATTGTCATTAGATGTTTGTTCTTTTTGTACTTTTGCATCCCCTGAGTTTTTACCTTTTCTAATAGGAGAATAAAGCGCAGGAAAGTGTGTTTGTACCATAGTGATGTGGGATTCGAAATGGGCACAACTTGATAGTGCTTAGAAAATTTTCCTTCTATTATGCAATATTATACTAGTGGTCTTAATCATATTTTCCCTTTGTTTTACGTGAAGGATACGTGCAAAGAGAAAGAAGGCTTTGATTTGAAAAAGGAAGTTCTTATAGATGCTAAAAATGGAGATTCTTCCCTCTTATCTGAAGCCATGGTTGAGGAGGAAGAAAAGCTACTGCAAGCCCGAGTGAAAGAGGGTGCTGAGCAAGAGAAGGAGCCAGAGCAAGCACCCCAGTTGAATGACATACAGTTTAccaaattggatgaacttctaaCGCAAACCCAACTCTATTCAGAGTTTCTGTTAGAGAAAATGGATGATATCACTCTTgtatttctctttcccacccatataaatattttttgtttgcaaATTGAACTTGTTTCTTATAACAGCTGATCTTGTTTTGGCATGACTGTTGGGAAAATTTTGGAGTGGATCAAGTGAACAAAACTGAATATTGTTACTGCtgatttgattaatttatttatttgtatagaCTCAAGTCGAGCAAGAGAGTGAAGCTGTTGGGAAAAAGAGAGGTCTTGGTTCAAAGAGAAAAGCGGCTACACAGTACAACACTGTAATTATTTTCGTCATAttttatattgaaataaatCCTGCTTTCTGGGCCTTTTGTGATCTCTGCATAAATATATTTTCGTAGATTAATTGAGATATTGTGCCCGTTCTTCAGAGAAAGGCTAAGAGAGCAGTTGCAGCCATGCTTACAAGGTCAAAGGACGGTGAAAAGGCTGAAGATGTGAACTTAACTGTGGAGGAAAGACTTGAGAATGAGCAGAGGGACCTTGTACCGCTATTGACTGGTGGAAAGCTGAAGACCTATCAGATGAAAGGTGTAAAGTGGTTGATCTCATTATGGCAGAATGGGTTGAATGGTATTCTTGCAGATCAAATGGGGCTTGGAAAAACAATTCAAACAATTGGTTTTCTTGCGCATTTAAAAGGCAATGGCTTGGATGGACCTTATTTAGTAATTGCTCctctctctactctctcaaATTGGGTTAATGAGATATCAAGGTAAATCTGATATTTGATCGATGTGTGGAATCAATCATAAGCCAATGATTCCTTTCTGATAAGCATTGTGTATATGGGCAGGTTTGTTCCCTCCATGAATACAATTATCTACCACGGAAGCAAGAGTGAGAGGGATGAGATAAGAAGGAAATACATGCCTGGAACTATTGGTCCAAAGTTTCCGGTGGTTATTACTTCTTATGAGATTGCTTTGAGTGACGCAAGAAAAAGTTTTAGGCATTATAATTGGAAATATCTTGTTGTTGATGAGGTGAGTGTTCTAACTTGTAATTTGTAAATGTTTAGCTTTGCCTTTGCAATAAACACAATCCTTTTTTCCTTAGAATTTATCGTTCATTTTGGCAATtctgaccctttttttttttaatttttgaaggGACATAGGTTGAAGAATTCTAAATGCAAATTGGTGAAGGAATTGAAATATTTGCACGTTGAAAATAAGCTTTTATTGACCGGGACACCGCTGCAGAACAATTTGGCTGAGCTTTGGTCATTACTGAATTTTATTTTGCCTGATATTTTCTCATCCCatgaagaatttgaatcatGGTTCGTATGCTCTGCCCTGGTCACTActtttcaaatttgaatttctGTTCTACTATGTATTTATCATGCTCATTCCGTACGTCCGGAGCCTATAATTTTCATGTTATGCCTACGTGTTTTATCATTTTACCCTAAACAAACACATAACGATTAGTGTAACTTTGGCATGTTTTATTAATGGTCATCAGGAAAGCTACATTTTGCTAATTGAAATTTTCTATTAGTGCGTCGATTCACATCAtcgaaaattttgaatttggaGTGTacttttttcatttccttttgactaattgatttttttaatatcttaTTTGAATATGATATTTGTATCTTATTGTGAGAATGGCCGATGCGCTT is a genomic window containing:
- the LOC120009786 gene encoding ATP-dependent DNA helicase DDM1, with translation MVAEDEKDAVVESPTSVLEDEDTCKEKEGFDLKKEVLIDAKNGDSSLLSEAMVEEEEKLLQARVKEGAEQEKEPEQAPQLNDIQFTKLDELLTQTQLYSEFLLEKMDDITLTQVEQESEAVGKKRGLGSKRKAATQYNTRKAKRAVAAMLTRSKDGEKAEDVNLTVEERLENEQRDLVPLLTGGKLKTYQMKGVKWLISLWQNGLNGILADQMGLGKTIQTIGFLAHLKGNGLDGPYLVIAPLSTLSNWVNEISRFVPSMNTIIYHGSKSERDEIRRKYMPGTIGPKFPVVITSYEIALSDARKSFRHYNWKYLVVDEGHRLKNSKCKLVKELKYLHVENKLLLTGTPLQNNLAELWSLLNFILPDIFSSHEEFESWFDLSGKCNSEELEEKRKAQVVAKLHAILRPFLLRRMKADVEQLLPRKKEILLYATMTEHQKTFQEHLVNRTLENHLLETVDTGRGMKGKLNNLMIQLRKNCNHPDLLESAFDGSYFYPPVEQIVEQCGKFRLLERLLTKLFARRHKVLIFSQWTKILDIMEYYFSEKGFEVCRIDGSVKLNERKRQIEEFNDVESNCRVFLLSTRAGGLGINLTAADTCILYDSDWNPQMDLQAMDRCHRIGQTKPVHVYRLATAQSIEGRILKRAFSKLKLEHVVIGKGQFHQERTKSGTEALEEEDLLALLRDEETAEDKLIQTDISDENLERVLDRSDLVVGCEEPSATAIPLKGPGWEVILPTATGGMLSTLNS